In a single window of the Helicoverpa zea isolate HzStark_Cry1AcR chromosome 9, ilHelZeax1.1, whole genome shotgun sequence genome:
- the LOC124633222 gene encoding histone acetyltransferase KAT8-like, with the protein MAKGDKELEKPIVNNELPNPECRSTDHEDSESTQEQPLDIGEHYLVRRSDESWHPAEIIQTRYNAAEGCYEYYVHYVGYDRRLDEWVSRHRVMSDRFDMCEQSNNNINCDHLLTDKSGRKITRNQKRKHDEINHVQKSYAEMDPTTAALEKEHEAITKVKYIDRIQFGKYEIDTWYFSPYPDEYGKQSKLWICEYCLKYMRMEKTYRYHLSECTARQPLGSEIYRKGTIAIFEADGKEHKIYCQNLCLIAKLFLDHKTLYFDIEQFLFYILCEVDKQGAHLVGYFSKEKDSPEGNNVACILTLPPYQRQGYGKLLIAFSYELSRLEHVVGSPEKPLSDLGKLSYRSYWSYVLLEVLSVSRGTLSIKDLSSMTGISQTDIISTLQSMNMVKYWKGQHVICVTPKIVAEQLASSHFKKPRLTVDPTALRWTPPHKQGNSAKAKK; encoded by the coding sequence ATGGCAAAAGGTGATAAAGAGTTAGAAAAACCAATAGTGAATAATGAACTACCTAATCCGGAGTGTCGGAGCACGGACCATGAAGACTCGGAGTCGACACAGGAGCAGCCTCTCGACATCGGAGAGCATTATTTGGTGCGGCGTTCGGATGAGTCATGGCACCCGGCTGAGATTATACAGACGCGATACAATGCCGCGGAGGGCTGCTACGAGTATTATGTGCACTATGTGGGCTACGATAGAAGGCTCGATGAATGGGTATCCCGCCACAGGGTTATGTCAGATAGATTCGACATGTGCGAACAGTCGAACAACAACATAAACTGTGATCACCTGCTGACCGATAAGTCCGGCCGGAAGATAACAAGGAACCAGAAACGTAAACACGATGAAATCAATCATGTTCAGAAGTCTTACGCGGAGATGGACCCCACAACAGCGGCGCTCGAGAAGGAACACGAAGCTATCACTAAAGTTAAATACATCGACAGGATCCAGTTTGGCAAATACGAGATAGATACGTGGTACTTCAGCCCCTACCCTGACGAATATGGCAAACAATCAAAGCTTTGGATATGTGAGTACTGCCTCAAATACATGAGAATGGAGAAAACATACAGGTACCATCTAAGCGAGTGCACGGCGCGACAACCGTTAGGTAGTGAGATATACAGGAAAGGAACAATAGCTATATTTGAGGCAGATGGCAAGGAACACAAAATCTACTGTCAAAATCTTTGTTTAATCGCTAAATTGTTCTTAGATcacaaaacattatattttgatATAGAGCAGTTTCTATTTTACATTCTGTGTGAAGTTGATAAGCAAGGAGCACATCTTGTTGGCTACTTTTCTAAAGAGAAGGACTCTCCGGAGGGTAACAATGTTGCTTGTATATTGACGCTACCTCCATACCAGAGACAAGGCTATGGTAAGCTGCTTATAGCATTCAGTTACGAGTTGTCCCGGCTTGAACATGTTGTGGGTAGTCCTGAGAAGCCGTTGTCAGACTTGGGCAAGCTAAGTTACAGGTCCTACTGGTCATATGTATTGCTAGAAGTGTTAAGTGTGAGCAGAGGTACCTTGAGTATCAAAGATCTGAGTTCTATGACAGGAATATCACAAACagatattatatctacactCCAATCTATGAATATGGTGAAATATTGGAAGGGGCAGCATGTAATATGTGTTACACCGAAGATAGTAGCTGAGCAGTTAGCTAGCTCTCATTTCAAGAAGCCCCGCTTGACTGTAGACCCTACCGCATTGAGATGGACTCCTCCGCACAAGCAAGGGAACTCAGCGAAAGCCAAAAAGTAG